The following proteins are encoded in a genomic region of Elgaria multicarinata webbii isolate HBS135686 ecotype San Diego chromosome 16, rElgMul1.1.pri, whole genome shotgun sequence:
- the ZNF710 gene encoding zinc finger protein 710 — protein sequence MEGFASSGTQTDVVVVLSLAQAAVLGLVSEQEFFGATVSPGGFFSSFASQLDEPATVELKQTENKPPWAKEGQGQAEVPEEEVLETEASFGKHARRRKRPPVRLVPKVKHEKGAVEQEEGRYESSGPSEDNEELPSSRPAGLEQPSCEQTVQSSATKMIDLSTFNRKPRRLRALRRQDLSLGMCEDKLPSPPLASLDSTPDQAETFPHDCSFRANAPSLSNVEDRMSDSPLEQAKGEVGFVWQEPMDFEAEVHGEHSKKVQLDRLDINVQIDDSYLVEKRWQCRLCEKSYTSKYNLVTHILGHNGIKPHSCPHCSKLFKQPSHLQTHLLTHQGTRPHKCQVCHKAFTQTSHLKRHMLLHSDIKPYSCRFCGRGFAYPSELKAHEGKHESGRCHVCVECGLDFSTLTQLKRHLATHQGPTLYPCPECNKSFHYRSQLQNHMLKHQNVRPFVCTECGMEFSQIHHLKQHSLTHKGVKEFKCEVCGREFTLQANMKRHMLIHTSVRPYQCHICFKTFVQKQTLKTHMIVHSPVKPFKCKVCGKSFNRMYNLLGHMHLHAGSKPFKCPYCSSKFNLKGNLSRHMKVKHGVMDISLDSQDPMLELTGADRAELDGQQEMEDYDEENAYDYGMVGNPPASALAEHAMKEMAYYNML from the exons ATGGAAGGCTTCGCCAGCTCCGGGACGCAGACCGACGTGGTGGTGGTGCTGTCCCTGGCACAGGCTGCAGTCCTGGGCTTGGTGTCTGAGCAGGAATTCTTTGGTGCCACGGTCAGTCCTGGAGGCTTCTTCTCTAGCTTTGCAAGCCAGCTCGATGAACCCGCAACAGTTGAGTTGAAGCAGACAGAAAATAAGCCCCCATGGGCAAAGGAAGGCCAAGGCCAGGCAGAGGTACCCGAGGAGGAGGTGCTGGAGACAGAGGCGTCCTTCGGGAAACATGCCCGCAGGAGGAAGCGGCCCCCGGTGAGGCTGGTGCCCAAGGTGAAGCATGAGAAAGGGGCGGTGGAGCAGGAAGAGGGGCGGTATGAGAGCTCTGGGCCAAGCGAGGACAATGAAGAGCTGCCGAGCAGCCGCCCTGCAGGTCTGGAGCAACCCAGCTGTGAGCAGACGGTACAGAGCAGTGCCACCAAGATGATAGACCTGAGTACATTCAACAGGAAGCCTCGGCGCCTCCGGGCTCTACGGAGGCAAGACCTCTCCCTGGGTATGTGTGAGGACAAGCTCCCCAGCCCCCCACTGGCCAGCCTGGACAGCACTCCCGACCAGGCAGAGACCTTTCCCCATGACTGTAGCTTTCGGGCCAACGCTCCTTCCTTAAGCAACGTGGAAGATCGCATGTCGGACTCTCCACTGGAGCAGGCCAAGGGCGAGGTGGGCTTTGTGTGGCAGGAGCCCATGGATTTTGAGGCAGAGGTCCACGGCGAGCACAGCAAGAAGGTGCAACTGGACCGCTTGGACATCAACGTCCAGATCGACGACTCCTACCTGGTGGAGAAGCGCTGGCAGTGCCGCCTCTGTGAGAAGTCCTACACCTCCAAGTACAACCTGGTGACCCACATCCTGGGCCACAACGGCATCAAGCCCCACTCGTGCCCCCACTGCAGCAAGCTCTTCAAGCAGCCCAGCCACCTGCAGACCCACCTGCTCACCCACCAGGGCACACGGCCTCACAAGTGCCAGGTGTGCCACAAGGCCTTCACCCAGACCAGCCACCTCAAGCGCCACATGCTCTTGCACTCAGACATCAAGCCCTACAGCTGCCGCTTCTGTGGCCGCGGCTTTGCCTACCCCAGTGAGTTGAAGGCCCACGAGGGCAAGCATGAGAGCGGCCGCTGCCACGTCTGTGTGGAGTGTGGCCTCGACTTCTCCACGCTCACCCAGCTCAAGCGCCACCTGGCCACGCATCAGGGGCCCACTCTATACCCCTGCCCAGAGTGCAACAAGTCCTTCCACTACCGCAGCCAGCTGCAGAACCACATGCTCAAGCACCAGAATGTGCGGCCCTTTGTATGCACAGAGTGCGGCATGGAGTTCAGCCAGATCCACCACCTCAAGCAGCACTCGCTGACCCACAAG GGCGTGAAAGAGTTCAAGTGCGAGGTGTGTGGGCGGGAGTTCACGCTGCAGGCCAACATGAAGCGGCACATGCTGATCCACACCAGCGTGCGGCCCTACCAGTGCCACATCTGCTTCAAGACCTTTGTGCAGAAGCAGACCCTCAAGACCCACATGATTGTGCACTCGCCCGTCAAGCCCTTCAAGTGCAAG GTGTGTGGGAAATCCTTCAACCGCATGTACAACCTCCTGGGCCATATGCATTTGCATGCCGGCAGCAAGCCCTTCAAGTGCCCATATTGCTCCAGCAAGTTCAACCTGAAGGGCAACCTCAGCCGGCACATGAAGGTCAAGCATGGTGTGATGGACATCAGCCTGGACAGCCAAG ATCCCATGCTGGAGCTGACAGGCGCTGATCGTGCAGAATTGGACGGACAGCAGGAGATGGAGGACTATGATGAGGAGAATGCCTATGACTATGGGATGGTGGGGAACCCTCCCGCATCTGCCTTGGCGGAGCACGCCATGAAGGAAATGGCCTACTACAACATGTTGTAG
- the IDH2 gene encoding isocitrate dehydrogenase [NADP], mitochondrial gives MALYLRAAAPAASAALGRSTAALLPGLSASHRPPRRHYADKRIKVANPVVEMDGDEMTRIIWAFIKEKLILPNVDVQLKYFDLGLPHRDQTDDQVTIDSALATQKYSVAVKCATITPDEARVEEFKLKKMWKSPNGTIRNILGGTVFREPIICKNIPRLVPGWTKPITIGRHAHGDQYKATDFVVDRSGTFKMVFTPKDGSGVKEWEVYNFPGGGVGMGMYNTDESISGFAHSCFQYAIQKKWPLYLSTKNTILKAYDGRFKDIFQEIFDKHYKTDFDKLKIWYEHRLIDDMVAQVLKSVGGFVWACKNYDGDVQSDILAQGFGSLGLMTSVLICPDGKTIEAEAAHGTVTRHYREHQKGRPTSTNPIASIFAWTRGLEHRGKLDSNPDLIKFAQTLEKVCVETVESGSMTKDLAGCIHGLSNVKLDEHYVNTTDFLDAIKNNLDKALGKQ, from the exons ATGGCGCTCTACCTCCGCGCCGCAGCCCCCGCCGCCTCGGCTGCCTTGGGCCGCTCGACCGCCGCGCTGCTCCCGGGGCTGAGCGCCTCGCACCGCCCGCCGCGGCGGCACT aTGCTGATAAAAGAATTAAGGTTGCCAACCCTGTGGTGGAGATGGATGGTGATGAGATGACCCGCATCATCTGGGCCTTCATCAAGGAGAAG CTGATCCTGCCCAACGTGGATGTTCAGTTGAAGTACTTTGACTTGGGGCTGCCACATCGAGACCAGACCGATGACCAGGTCACCATTGACTCAGCCCTGGCAACTCAGAAATACAGTGTGGCTGTCAAGTGTGCCACCATCACCCCTGATGAGGCCCGAGTGGAAG AATTCAAGCTAAAGAAAATGTGGAAGAGCCCTAACGGCACGATCAGGAACATCCTGGGTGGGACCGTCTTCAGAGAACCAATCATCTGCAAGAATATTCCTCGCCTGGTCCCAGGTTGGACGAAGCCCATCACCATTGGCAGGCATGCCCATGGGGACCAG TACAAAGCCACCGATTTCGTCGTGGACAGGTCGGGGACATTTAAGATGGTTTTCACTCCCAAGGATGGCAGTGGAGTCAAGGAGTGGGAAGTCTACAACTTCCCTGGTGGAGGTGTCGGCATGGGCATGTACAATACTGACGAG TCCATCTCGGGCTTTGCCCACAGCTGCTTCCAGTATGCCATCCAGAAGAAGTGGCCCCTCTACTTGAGCACCAAAAACACCATCCTCAAGGCCTATGATGGGCGTTTCAAGGACATCTTCCAGGAGATCTTTGACAA GCACTACAAGACCGACTTCGACAAGCTCAAGATCTGGTACGAGCACCGGCTCATTGACGACATGGTGGCCCAGGTGCTGAAATCTGTTGGTGGCTTTGTCTGGGCTTGCAAGAACTATGACGGAGATGTCCAGTCTGACATCCTGGCCCAAG GGTTTGGCTCGCTGGGCCTCATGACTTCTGTCCTCATCTGTCCGGATGGAAAAACCATCGAAGCAGAGGCTGCCCATGGCACAGTCACGCGCCACTACCGGGAACACCAGAAG GGCCGTCCCACCAGCACCAACCCCATTGCCAGCATCTTTGCCTGGACACGAGGCCTGGAGCATAGAGGCAAACTAGACAGCAACCCAGACCTCATCAA GTTCGCTCAGACTCTGGAGAAGGTCTGCGTTGAGACAGTGGAGAGCGGGTCAATGACCAAGGATTTGGCTGGCTGCATCCATGGATTAAGCAA TGTGAAATTGGACGAGCACTATGTGAACACCACCGACTTCCTGGATGCCATCAAGAACAATCTGGACAAAGCCCTGGGCAAACAGTAG